A stretch of Metabacillus sp. FJAT-52054 DNA encodes these proteins:
- a CDS encoding SDR family oxidoreductase → MQEAEEVVREIKANGGNAAAIQANVTNEEDVFRFVQEAERVSGLRVSILVNNATGPQPELSMEDLNWEDYEDQLNFFVKAPFFLMKACLSSMKEQKKGSVINIGSEVVQLGNGHFSNYVTAKSAMLGMTRSWASEFGEYGIRVNLLNPGFIPVERHAGVSGEAIDQYRMSIPLKRMGLPEDAANTVAYLASEESSFITGQSISVNGGHTYGI, encoded by the coding sequence GTGCAGGAAGCGGAAGAGGTCGTTCGTGAAATTAAGGCAAATGGAGGCAATGCTGCTGCCATTCAGGCGAATGTCACAAATGAAGAAGACGTTTTCCGTTTTGTACAGGAAGCGGAGAGAGTTTCCGGACTAAGGGTAAGCATTCTCGTCAATAATGCAACGGGTCCGCAGCCGGAGCTTTCGATGGAAGATTTGAATTGGGAGGATTATGAGGATCAGCTGAACTTCTTCGTAAAGGCCCCGTTTTTCCTGATGAAAGCATGTCTTTCTTCTATGAAAGAACAAAAGAAAGGCTCCGTCATTAATATTGGGAGCGAGGTTGTACAGCTTGGAAACGGACATTTCTCGAACTATGTAACGGCCAAATCCGCGATGCTCGGCATGACGCGTTCATGGGCAAGCGAATTTGGGGAGTATGGAATTCGGGTAAATCTCCTGAATCCAGGATTTATCCCGGTTGAACGCCATGCTGGGGTATCGGGTGAGGCAATCGATCAATATCGTATGAGCATACCACTGAAACGGATGGGTTTGCCTGAAGATGCAGCCAATACGGTAGCATACCTTGCTTCAGAGGAGTCTTCTTTTATCACTGGCCAGAGCATATCGGTGAACGGCGGGCATACATACGGAATCTGA
- a CDS encoding nitroreductase family protein encodes MGFFDSVFGSKENAGSTVKKDFPTAIEERRSFYAISKEEVVSDERIREVIEHAVKHTPSAFNSQSARVVVLVGEQHDKLWHITAESLRKVVPADSFGPTEEKMKGFSSGYGTVLFFEDEAVIESLQQQFTLYRENFPIWSHHSSGMLQFVVWTALELEGFGASLQHYNPLIDEDVKKEWHIPAGWKLIAQMPFGKPVSAPGPKEYKPVEERVKFYK; translated from the coding sequence ATGGGATTTTTTGATAGTGTATTTGGAAGCAAAGAAAATGCAGGCAGTACAGTAAAAAAAGACTTTCCAACTGCAATTGAAGAAAGACGTTCATTTTACGCGATCAGCAAGGAGGAGGTTGTATCGGATGAACGCATTAGAGAGGTAATCGAGCATGCTGTTAAACATACTCCATCCGCCTTTAATTCTCAGAGTGCCAGAGTGGTTGTCCTGGTCGGGGAACAGCATGATAAATTGTGGCATATTACAGCCGAATCCCTCCGGAAAGTTGTACCTGCGGATTCATTCGGTCCGACTGAAGAAAAAATGAAAGGCTTCAGCAGCGGATATGGAACGGTTTTGTTCTTTGAAGATGAGGCGGTGATTGAATCCCTGCAGCAGCAATTTACTCTTTACCGCGAGAATTTCCCAATCTGGTCTCACCATTCATCCGGCATGCTTCAGTTTGTGGTATGGACAGCACTTGAACTGGAAGGCTTCGGAGCTTCCCTTCAGCATTACAATCCACTGATTGATGAAGATGTGAAAAAGGAATGGCATATTCCTGCCGGGTGGAAGCTCATCGCGCAAATGCCTTTTGGAAAGCCTGTATCTGCTCCGGGACCGAAGGAATATAAACCGGTTGAAGAACGTGTGAAATTTTATAAATAA
- a CDS encoding VOC family protein encodes MKFQQHPYTYVSTVTLLTGDLKRAEEFYTSIIGLNVLEKSQEKVSLTADGVHPILTLQQQNGMMPKEPRRTGLYHFAILLPSRKDLSSFLHHLIHTQYPVQGASDHLVSEAIYFADPDGNGIEIYADRPSNHWRWTDGQIEMATHALQAENLLSESTVADWRGMPSDTVMGHIHLHVSNLDDAERFYTEGLGFEVVSKYGDQALFISTGGYHHHLGLNTWNGAGAAKPSENSVRMGSFTIVYPSAEERQNAVSRLEKLGAETITNNDVILAADPSGNWIHLAV; translated from the coding sequence ATGAAATTTCAGCAGCATCCATACACATACGTAAGCACAGTAACTCTTCTGACTGGCGATTTGAAGAGGGCAGAGGAATTTTATACATCCATCATCGGTTTAAACGTTCTGGAAAAATCACAGGAGAAGGTATCTTTGACGGCAGATGGTGTCCATCCGATTCTTACGCTTCAACAGCAGAATGGTATGATGCCGAAGGAGCCGCGCCGGACCGGACTTTATCACTTTGCTATTTTGCTTCCTTCAAGAAAGGACTTATCATCGTTTCTTCACCATTTGATTCATACCCAATATCCGGTCCAAGGTGCCTCCGATCATCTTGTGAGTGAAGCCATCTATTTCGCAGATCCGGATGGCAATGGAATCGAAATCTACGCGGACCGTCCTTCTAATCATTGGCGCTGGACCGATGGGCAGATTGAAATGGCCACCCATGCGCTCCAAGCGGAAAATCTCCTGTCTGAGAGTACTGTGGCTGATTGGCGCGGCATGCCTTCTGACACCGTCATGGGCCACATTCATCTCCATGTTTCAAATCTTGACGATGCAGAACGCTTTTACACGGAAGGCCTTGGGTTTGAAGTGGTCTCGAAATATGGAGATCAGGCACTCTTCATCTCAACTGGCGGCTATCATCACCATCTTGGTCTGAATACTTGGAACGGAGCAGGTGCCGCCAAGCCTTCTGAAAACAGCGTAAGGATGGGCTCCTTCACCATCGTTTACCCAAGTGCCGAGGAAAGGCAAAACGCAGTCAGCCGGCTTGAAAAGCTTGGAGCAGAGACCATCACTAACAATGATGTGATCCTCGCAGCTGACCCTTCCGGAAATTGGATTCATCTGGCTGTTTAA
- a CDS encoding helix-turn-helix domain-containing protein produces MEPLNICPRFEQAINMLGKRWTGLIIHQLLDGPKRFSVLEASTSISGRVLSDRLKDLEQNGVVKRNIIPESPVRIEYSLTDKGLALEPILREIENWSQNWIEQDYGEQIGQ; encoded by the coding sequence ATGGAACCATTAAACATTTGCCCAAGGTTCGAACAAGCCATTAACATGCTAGGCAAACGGTGGACAGGCCTAATCATCCATCAGCTTCTCGATGGACCAAAACGATTCAGTGTACTTGAAGCATCGACATCCATCAGCGGAAGAGTCCTATCAGACAGGCTGAAGGATCTTGAACAGAACGGCGTTGTAAAACGCAACATCATCCCTGAATCTCCCGTCCGCATCGAATATTCGCTTACAGATAAAGGCTTAGCACTTGAACCTATATTGAGAGAAATTGAAAACTGGTCGCAAAACTGGATTGAACAGGATTATGGAGAACAGATTGGCCAATGA
- a CDS encoding MerR family transcriptional regulator: MNEALYTIGQFAKKTGVTVRTLRYYDQQEMLKPSFVSESGRRYYKDDDLVVLQQILSLKFLDFSLQQIRELLAAADGDLTSSLRMQKELMTQKQNHLNRVILSLDHAIGILETEKRPNLQILSFVIDSIQNEEEHMDWVKKHFPEKYTKRVESITKDEWLDLHKKTALLFQEMKEALRTRKPESPEVQSLVGECLDMLAGILGEQDILTDMISMDLDWERIGERAEQDIFSVSPFTRQEEKLIEKAFEHYYTGRGIHSHG, encoded by the coding sequence GTGAATGAAGCCTTATATACGATCGGACAATTTGCAAAAAAGACCGGCGTAACAGTCCGGACACTCCGCTATTATGATCAGCAGGAAATGCTCAAGCCAAGCTTCGTCAGCGAGTCTGGACGGAGGTATTACAAGGATGATGATTTAGTCGTTCTTCAGCAAATTCTTTCGCTTAAGTTCCTGGATTTCAGTCTCCAGCAGATCCGGGAACTGCTTGCTGCAGCTGATGGAGATTTAACATCCTCGCTTAGGATGCAAAAGGAGCTAATGACACAAAAGCAGAATCATTTAAACCGAGTTATTCTCTCTCTGGACCATGCAATAGGAATTCTCGAAACAGAGAAGCGTCCGAACCTGCAGATTCTCTCGTTTGTAATCGACAGCATCCAAAATGAAGAGGAACATATGGATTGGGTAAAAAAGCATTTTCCTGAAAAGTATACAAAACGGGTCGAGAGCATTACAAAGGATGAATGGCTGGATCTGCATAAAAAGACGGCTTTGCTTTTCCAGGAGATGAAGGAAGCGCTGAGGACCCGGAAACCTGAATCTCCGGAGGTTCAGAGTCTTGTCGGTGAATGCCTGGACATGCTTGCTGGAATACTGGGAGAACAGGACATTTTGACGGACATGATTTCTATGGACCTTGATTGGGAGCGGATAGGAGAGAGGGCAGAACAAGACATTTTCTCTGTTTCTCCGTTTACAAGGCAGGAGGAGAAATTAATAGAAAAAGCTTTTGAACATTACTACACTGGGAGGGGAATTCACAGTCATGGCTGA
- a CDS encoding ABC transporter ATP-binding protein produces MIVSVLFLSLLETGAGLIVPIFTKQLVDQAGAAALSTGMIFLLIGAFVLQSIGAGFSYYMLMYIGEVIVKGIREQLWGHILKLPVSYFDQHQSGETMSRITQDTNTIKTLITNHLVTFISGIISIAGSVIILFMLDWKMTAIMLAVIPLSMLLLWPMGRKMYKISKATQDGMASFSGDLGRVLGEVRLVKAYSGEEIEEEKGRSGIGHLFRLGLREAKIQAVVSPFMTTIMMVVLVILIGYGGVRVATGSLTAGTLVAIIIYVFQIIVPFTQLASFFTAFQKAMGATDRIHDLLSLKTEQNGHSKADVLNKEVRFENIHFSYSEDKPILTDLSFTIAPSKTVALVGPSGGGKTTIFSLIERFYKPVSGAVKIDGQDISTLDLRSWRKQIGYVSQDSPIMSGSIRDNICYGLEREIADSEVENAARLANAAEFIEKMPDRYETEVGERGVKLSGGQRQRIAIARAILKNPSLLLLDEATSNLDSESEVLVQHALKNLMKGRTTFVIAHRLSTVVDADQILVLENGRLTGQGTHEELLNAHTLYRKLAEKQLQLEAAN; encoded by the coding sequence ATGATTGTTTCCGTTTTGTTTTTAAGCCTGCTTGAAACAGGAGCCGGTTTGATTGTGCCAATCTTTACAAAGCAACTGGTGGATCAGGCAGGAGCTGCAGCTTTAAGTACAGGGATGATTTTCCTTCTGATTGGTGCATTCGTGCTGCAATCCATTGGAGCGGGGTTTTCCTATTATATGCTGATGTATATTGGGGAAGTTATCGTAAAAGGAATCCGCGAACAGCTGTGGGGACACATTTTAAAGCTCCCTGTTTCTTATTTTGATCAGCATCAGTCCGGGGAAACGATGAGCCGGATTACGCAGGATACGAATACGATCAAAACATTGATTACCAATCATCTTGTTACATTCATATCCGGAATCATTAGCATTGCAGGTTCTGTCATTATCCTCTTTATGCTTGACTGGAAAATGACAGCGATTATGCTTGCCGTCATTCCTCTATCCATGCTTTTGCTATGGCCGATGGGAAGGAAAATGTATAAAATCTCGAAAGCGACACAGGATGGAATGGCTTCTTTCAGCGGTGATCTTGGACGGGTCCTTGGTGAGGTCAGACTCGTGAAGGCCTACAGCGGCGAAGAGATTGAAGAAGAAAAGGGCAGAAGCGGTATTGGCCATTTGTTCAGACTGGGCCTTCGGGAAGCGAAGATTCAGGCGGTGGTTAGTCCGTTCATGACAACGATTATGATGGTCGTTCTTGTCATCCTGATTGGCTATGGAGGGGTGAGGGTAGCGACCGGAAGCTTAACGGCAGGGACATTGGTCGCCATCATTATCTACGTCTTTCAAATTATCGTTCCATTCACCCAGCTTGCTTCGTTTTTTACTGCCTTTCAAAAAGCGATGGGAGCGACAGACCGTATTCATGACTTGCTCAGTCTGAAAACGGAGCAGAATGGACATTCAAAAGCGGACGTGCTGAATAAAGAGGTGCGCTTTGAGAACATTCATTTCAGCTATTCAGAGGATAAACCAATTTTAACTGATCTTTCGTTTACCATTGCCCCCAGCAAAACGGTGGCCCTCGTCGGACCGAGCGGCGGCGGGAAGACGACCATTTTTTCTCTAATCGAACGCTTTTACAAACCTGTGTCAGGTGCCGTGAAAATCGACGGGCAGGATATCAGCACCCTTGACCTGCGCAGCTGGAGAAAGCAGATTGGCTACGTATCTCAGGACAGTCCGATTATGTCCGGTTCGATCCGGGATAATATTTGCTATGGCCTTGAGCGGGAAATTGCGGATTCAGAAGTGGAGAACGCGGCCCGGCTTGCCAATGCAGCGGAGTTTATCGAAAAAATGCCGGACCGCTATGAAACGGAGGTTGGGGAGCGGGGAGTCAAGCTTTCGGGAGGGCAAAGGCAGCGTATTGCCATCGCAAGAGCCATTTTAAAAAATCCGTCCCTGCTGCTGCTTGATGAAGCAACCTCTAATCTCGACAGCGAATCAGAGGTTCTTGTTCAGCATGCACTGAAAAACCTGATGAAGGGAAGGACGACTTTTGTCATTGCCCACAGATTATCCACAGTTGTTGATGCAGACCAGATTCTTGTGTTGGAAAACGGAAGACTGACCGGACAGGGAACACATGAAGAATTATTGAACGCTCACACACTATACAGGAAGCTAGCCGAAAAACAGCTTCAGCTGGAAGCGGCGAATTGA
- a CDS encoding cation:proton antiporter translates to MDHLIFEVGTALLLVAFAAILAGKLNFSIIPFLIVIGMLVGPHAPVIGIINLRFIESAEFIDFLGRIGILFLLFYLGLEFSVGKLIKSGKSIVVGGSIYISINFALGFLYALIMGFPILEVLIIAGIITISSSAIVAKVLVDLRRTGNKETELILGIIMFEDIFLAVYLSVVSGLILGDSTSIGGTIMSVLIALGYMLAFFIIARKATPLLNKLLNISSDEIFIIVVFAALFFIAGFSETIHVAEAIGALLLGLVFSETNQGERIEHLVVPFRDFFGAIFFFSFGLSIDPFTLGGAVWLALGAVAITIIGNFVAGMIAGRRAGLSHKASANIGLTIVSRGEFSIIMANLGLSGGLMTVLQPFSALYVLILAILGPLLTKESKHIYNALNKVFKWKQPKEKVKVKENVLP, encoded by the coding sequence ATGGATCATTTGATTTTTGAAGTAGGAACTGCACTGTTATTAGTAGCATTTGCTGCCATACTGGCAGGAAAACTTAATTTCTCCATCATCCCGTTTTTGATTGTGATTGGAATGCTAGTCGGTCCTCATGCCCCTGTCATTGGCATTATTAACCTCAGGTTCATTGAAAGCGCAGAATTCATTGATTTTCTGGGGCGCATCGGGATTCTTTTCCTTCTCTTCTACCTCGGTCTGGAATTCTCTGTCGGAAAACTCATAAAGTCTGGTAAATCGATTGTAGTTGGCGGAAGCATCTATATTTCCATCAACTTCGCTCTCGGATTCCTCTACGCGCTAATTATGGGCTTTCCGATATTAGAAGTCTTGATTATTGCAGGAATCATCACCATCTCATCAAGTGCCATCGTTGCAAAAGTGCTCGTGGATCTGCGCCGTACCGGGAATAAGGAAACGGAACTGATACTGGGCATCATCATGTTCGAGGACATCTTTTTAGCGGTCTACCTCTCCGTTGTCTCCGGTTTGATTTTGGGAGACTCCACGTCAATCGGCGGAACCATCATGTCCGTTCTGATTGCCCTTGGCTATATGCTGGCTTTCTTTATTATTGCAAGAAAAGCCACACCTCTTTTAAACAAATTACTCAACATCTCGTCTGATGAAATTTTTATCATAGTCGTGTTTGCGGCTTTGTTCTTCATTGCCGGATTTTCAGAAACGATCCATGTTGCCGAAGCAATCGGTGCCTTGCTGCTTGGTCTGGTCTTCTCTGAAACCAATCAGGGTGAACGAATCGAACATCTCGTCGTCCCATTCCGCGACTTTTTCGGCGCTATCTTCTTTTTCAGCTTTGGATTAAGCATTGATCCATTCACACTCGGAGGGGCGGTATGGCTTGCACTCGGTGCTGTAGCTATTACAATCATCGGGAACTTCGTTGCAGGCATGATTGCTGGAAGAAGAGCAGGCTTATCCCATAAAGCCTCAGCCAACATCGGACTGACTATTGTATCCCGCGGGGAATTCTCCATCATCATGGCCAATCTAGGGTTATCAGGCGGTCTGATGACCGTACTGCAGCCATTTTCGGCACTCTATGTGCTCATTCTCGCCATCCTTGGACCATTGCTCACGAAGGAATCCAAGCATATTTACAACGCGCTTAACAAGGTCTTCAAGTGGAAACAGCCGAAGGAAAAAGTGAAAGTGAAAGAAAACGTCCTTCCATAA
- a CDS encoding cation:proton antiporter regulatory subunit translates to MNIRECDLPGIGRKFEAVTRNNDKITVIIHDDGRREMYHYDDDDHEESISNITMNDAEARQLAAILGGMTYKPKAMENIELAFDDLIIEWFKVEPGAPAVNQSIGDIDVRSNYGITIIAIIKKNQSKQLTPGPEAIIEAGDTLVISGERKDLRNIIKDLLSNKGG, encoded by the coding sequence ATGAACATTCGAGAATGCGATTTACCCGGAATCGGAAGAAAATTCGAGGCGGTTACCCGCAACAATGACAAAATTACGGTTATCATCCATGACGACGGCAGAAGAGAAATGTACCATTACGATGATGATGATCATGAAGAGAGCATCTCCAACATTACCATGAATGATGCAGAAGCAAGGCAGCTTGCCGCTATTCTCGGAGGGATGACATACAAGCCAAAAGCGATGGAAAACATTGAGCTGGCGTTCGATGATCTCATCATCGAGTGGTTTAAAGTAGAACCGGGCGCACCTGCTGTCAACCAGTCCATCGGGGATATCGATGTCCGCAGCAATTACGGGATTACCATTATTGCCATTATCAAAAAGAACCAATCGAAGCAGCTCACTCCGGGACCAGAGGCCATCATTGAAGCTGGGGATACATTGGTGATTTCCGGTGAAAGAAAAGATTTGCGTAATATTATTAAGGATTTACTATCAAATAAGGGGGGATAA
- a CDS encoding AbrB/MazE/SpoVT family DNA-binding domain-containing protein encodes MEFSKLSSKGQITIPKHIRETLNLHEGERIAFIEEDGLVIMTKADLESLHNIQDIVSDEKFKQLMRKAKNHLNEE; translated from the coding sequence ATGGAATTTTCCAAGCTGAGCTCGAAGGGACAGATCACCATCCCTAAACACATCCGTGAAACGCTGAATCTTCATGAAGGAGAACGGATTGCATTTATTGAAGAGGACGGGCTCGTCATCATGACGAAGGCTGACTTGGAATCTCTTCACAATATCCAGGACATTGTAAGTGATGAGAAGTTCAAACAGCTGATGCGCAAGGCCAAAAACCACCTAAACGAAGAATAA
- a CDS encoding MFS transporter, translated as MSSTAPKAPIWTKSFISNFLINFFIFLTFYALLTALPIYVLEDLNKTNAEAGLVITVFMLSAILVRPVWGKVLERFGKKLCLVIGMILFMLTTVVYIWVDQFTGLLILRFIHGISFSLITTATGAIAADIIPKERRGEGLGYHAMSMNLAVVFGPFLSLTLLQFTTFTVLFMIFSVIAAAGVIFSFLIKIEHIKVPARKFTASDLFEKSVIPIALIGGLVAFSYSGIISFISIYAKSIGLSGTASYFFVVFAVVMLLSRPFVGRLFDRRGAAVVMIPSFIVFAAGMLMLSFTDTSWMLLVSGALIGLGYGSLVPCFQTLAIQKAHPARSGHATSTFFTFFDIGIAFGSYILGMLAANLGLSSLYLYASGLIIVTLLIFTAVTRKKQLNYVPKEHVS; from the coding sequence ATGTCATCAACTGCACCAAAGGCTCCGATCTGGACGAAGAGTTTCATCAGCAACTTCCTGATCAACTTCTTCATCTTCTTAACTTTCTATGCCTTGCTTACCGCCCTTCCTATTTATGTACTTGAAGATTTAAATAAAACAAATGCGGAAGCCGGTCTAGTCATTACGGTTTTCATGCTTTCCGCCATTCTTGTCCGCCCGGTTTGGGGAAAGGTGCTTGAAAGGTTTGGAAAAAAACTGTGTCTCGTCATTGGCATGATTTTATTCATGCTTACGACAGTGGTTTACATTTGGGTGGATCAATTTACAGGTCTGCTTATCCTGAGGTTCATTCACGGGATTTCGTTCAGCCTGATTACAACAGCAACAGGCGCAATCGCGGCCGACATTATTCCGAAAGAGCGCCGCGGCGAGGGACTCGGCTACCACGCGATGTCCATGAATCTAGCTGTCGTTTTCGGCCCGTTTCTTTCTCTGACCCTGCTTCAGTTCACCACATTTACTGTTCTGTTCATGATTTTTTCTGTCATCGCCGCTGCAGGGGTGATTTTCAGTTTTCTTATAAAAATTGAACACATCAAAGTTCCGGCTAGAAAATTCACAGCTTCTGATTTATTTGAAAAATCCGTCATACCGATTGCTTTGATTGGCGGATTAGTTGCCTTCTCCTACTCCGGTATCATTTCCTTTATTTCGATTTATGCGAAGAGCATTGGACTCTCCGGAACAGCAAGCTACTTTTTCGTCGTATTTGCTGTTGTCATGCTTTTATCGAGACCTTTCGTCGGCCGGCTTTTTGACCGGAGAGGTGCTGCCGTTGTCATGATTCCGTCCTTCATCGTCTTTGCCGCAGGTATGCTGATGCTTAGCTTTACGGACACATCATGGATGCTGCTTGTGTCAGGAGCCCTGATCGGACTCGGCTACGGTTCACTCGTTCCATGCTTCCAGACGCTGGCCATTCAAAAAGCACATCCTGCACGAAGCGGACATGCGACATCTACCTTCTTTACGTTTTTTGATATTGGCATCGCATTTGGCTCTTACATTCTTGGCATGCTTGCAGCGAATCTTGGGCTATCAAGCCTCTACTTGTATGCGTCCGGACTGATTATCGTCACGCTTTTGATTTTCACTGCCGTTACTCGGAAAAAACAATTGAATTATGTGCCGAAAGAGCATGTATCATAA
- a CDS encoding MarR family transcriptional regulator, with protein sequence MEDSSNIIHNLHQIVRYLTKESNARLQDHGIFSSQWSILYCLVRFGPMSQTEIWRYLNVEAPTVTRTIARLEESGWIVREPGSDKREKIVSLTPFAIEKLEDIKQSIAAFEEEMLKELNENERRTLTALLQKIGGWN encoded by the coding sequence ATGGAGGATTCTAGTAACATTATCCATAATCTTCATCAAATCGTCCGTTACTTAACGAAGGAATCGAATGCCCGGCTTCAGGACCATGGAATATTCAGTTCTCAATGGTCTATTTTATATTGTTTAGTCCGGTTTGGTCCGATGTCACAGACCGAAATCTGGCGTTATTTGAATGTTGAAGCCCCTACGGTTACCAGGACGATTGCAAGATTAGAAGAAAGCGGATGGATTGTACGGGAACCCGGTTCAGACAAACGGGAGAAAATCGTCAGTTTAACTCCTTTCGCTATTGAAAAGCTTGAAGACATCAAACAATCGATTGCTGCCTTTGAAGAGGAGATGCTCAAAGAGTTAAATGAGAATGAGCGCCGCACCCTTACTGCTTTGCTTCAAAAAATCGGCGGCTGGAACTAA
- a CDS encoding cell wall hydrolase: protein MKAKGLVLSSSIVIGALSFAGQASAASAESYEVQQGDSFYKIGQEYGVSIDALKEANSRTDNMIFTGETLQVPVAGAEDVKGAEQAVSDEDKELLARLVEAEAKGESYEGKVAVATVIMNRVASDEFPDTVKDVIYEEGQFSPVDNGTINNPASQESKDAVNEAISYSSISKGALYFYNPDKASSSFLDGKDVTTEIGNHVFAK from the coding sequence ATGAAAGCCAAAGGTCTAGTATTATCCTCAAGCATTGTAATCGGAGCTCTATCATTTGCTGGGCAAGCGAGCGCAGCAAGTGCTGAAAGCTATGAGGTCCAACAAGGTGATTCTTTTTATAAAATTGGACAGGAGTACGGTGTCTCCATCGATGCATTGAAGGAAGCAAACAGCCGTACCGATAATATGATTTTCACAGGTGAAACCCTTCAAGTTCCTGTAGCCGGCGCAGAAGATGTGAAAGGCGCTGAGCAAGCAGTTTCTGATGAAGATAAAGAATTACTTGCCCGCCTCGTAGAAGCAGAGGCAAAGGGTGAGTCCTACGAAGGAAAAGTTGCGGTTGCGACGGTCATCATGAACCGTGTCGCAAGCGATGAATTCCCTGATACAGTTAAAGATGTTATTTATGAAGAAGGCCAATTCTCACCAGTCGATAACGGAACGATTAATAATCCTGCAAGCCAGGAATCCAAAGATGCAGTAAACGAAGCCATTTCATACTCAAGCATCAGCAAAGGTGCGTTGTATTTCTATAATCCGGACAAAGCAAGCTCAAGCTTCCTTGACGGAAAAGATGTAACAACGGAAATCGGCAACCATGTATTTGCGAAATAA
- a CDS encoding ATP-binding protein, with product MEPSRKIAFRIAIIYLIIGVLWIFATDYASLLIAKQDLKLYNFFQHYKGWIFILATSAGLYLLVYSRTKRILHSKEKLEQKEKELERSNEHYRSLFHHNPDGVFEADSQGKLMALNPEGELIIGYKESYIKGRDALEFVIPSEWEMASALFRKVIAGHPQKFELTVRNRLKQKRILRCSLLPIVVDGEIQGVFGIGRDITEFKANEELMITTEKMSIIGELAASVAHEIRNPLTSLKGFVQLMSSTRKLDDQHLDIMMSEIDRINLISGEMLALGKRQDVVFRKEDLLSIMSHVMVLIEGEANMKNVMIQLEDESMDMMHIYCDQNQLKQVFLNLLKNAIEAIDDSGLIKIKLSSNGAAAMVRIEDDGAGMEEERLAKLGEPFYSTKEKGTGLGLAVCFSIVKRHKGSIRFASTVGKGTTVEVEVPLAK from the coding sequence ATGGAACCATCCAGGAAAATTGCATTTAGAATTGCCATCATCTATTTAATTATAGGCGTTTTGTGGATCTTTGCAACGGACTATGCATCACTGCTGATCGCAAAGCAGGATTTGAAATTATATAATTTTTTTCAGCATTATAAAGGCTGGATTTTCATTTTGGCGACTAGCGCAGGCCTGTATCTTCTTGTTTACAGCCGGACAAAGCGCATCCTGCATTCGAAGGAAAAACTAGAGCAAAAAGAAAAAGAGCTTGAAAGAAGCAACGAACACTATCGCTCTCTTTTTCATCATAATCCGGACGGAGTTTTTGAAGCGGACAGTCAGGGGAAACTTATGGCTCTTAATCCGGAAGGCGAATTGATTATCGGATATAAAGAATCTTATATTAAAGGCAGAGACGCACTTGAATTTGTCATTCCTTCTGAATGGGAGATGGCAAGCGCCCTGTTTAGAAAAGTGATAGCCGGGCACCCGCAAAAATTTGAGCTCACCGTCCGCAACCGCCTGAAGCAGAAACGGATTTTGCGCTGTTCCCTACTGCCGATCGTAGTAGACGGAGAAATCCAAGGCGTATTCGGAATTGGCCGTGATATTACGGAATTTAAGGCGAATGAAGAGCTGATGATTACAACGGAAAAGATGTCCATCATCGGCGAGCTTGCAGCTTCCGTCGCCCATGAAATCCGCAACCCGCTCACTTCACTAAAAGGATTTGTCCAGCTTATGTCGTCTACAAGAAAGTTGGACGATCAGCATCTGGACATCATGATGTCGGAAATCGACCGGATCAATCTGATATCCGGAGAAATGCTTGCTCTCGGGAAAAGGCAGGATGTGGTTTTCCGAAAAGAAGATCTCCTTTCCATCATGAGCCACGTCATGGTGCTTATTGAAGGTGAGGCGAATATGAAGAATGTGATGATCCAGCTTGAGGATGAGAGCATGGATATGATGCACATCTATTGTGATCAAAATCAGCTCAAGCAGGTTTTCCTGAATTTGCTTAAAAATGCAATTGAAGCGATTGATGATAGCGGTTTGATTAAAATAAAGCTGTCTTCAAACGGGGCAGCAGCGATGGTCCGCATTGAAGATGACGGAGCAGGAATGGAGGAAGAACGGCTCGCCAAATTAGGAGAACCTTTTTACTCTACCAAAGAAAAAGGAACCGGTCTTGGTCTTGCTGTCTGCTTCAGCATTGTTAAACGTCATAAGGGCTCCATCCGTTTTGCCAGTACGGTAGGCAAAGGAACAACTGTTGAGGTTGAAGTGCCGCTTGCAAAATAA